A genomic window from Yarrowia lipolytica chromosome 1D, complete sequence includes:
- a CDS encoding uncharacterized protein (Compare to YALI0D12705g, similar to DEHA0B08327g Debaryomyces hansenii, similar to Saccharomyces cerevisiae APC4 (YDR118W); ancestral locus Anc_8.270) produces MTQGKAFEPLHNGVLPAKTNPDLTSWCPTMDLVAFADSSGAMLFVYRMNAQLIWKHKQPLASANISNLSWSKDGRLLAIGYSDGTCNVHDSNTGKLIHHVIIPAGSETTQPSDLSCVKWINQSLKVQQQPTAVPEAQRLFDKFLDLDAFYQFPKLSSLASSKASVFSSRFAIEQMIQVARKLDGDIITEGSVNPEKNTLQKGGPVTQDMDILCSVTKQGFLRFDLFGLFTVDNIELGVAHDTLRIGHRATSPTYHIIMQKGDQLTYLPIELKFLQKFGTYLVDVALTSSRILALLGYMRESFELLQTEMAASQKLAAANFAKLFSVYEPTGWDQKRICSEIFDILLTGAPDQYFQNWLCNLLGDKALKKWRKQASVCYDACFKLIVTNMIPVCERIVVLLSSLKGLGEWTERGLVLGLDPEPYKRAIFQTIDLMKTLRQLLREFSCRSKYFLAFLVWLQQFCEQLNEVEPNQGDETLVPIKTEDVANYLCNHFYEEGSSQPLVHNIDSRLEELWGSCDVASKRACGAIHSLVDVGQSQPMTSGKLWDVFSSETATYVATTDVSGTTLNLFRLCDGKSSVYRMTLKAPPKQLQLVDAESLMVLNGDALERLEFTDDDFEGLAGGLDEVSVVSIQPVQKREAQLATFSINGARSIGCMVAPDLQRFQVFDLIDEDDDDEPEAKEKKEKEKEEE; encoded by the coding sequence ATGACACAAGGCAAGGCGTTCGAGCCGTTGCACAATGGCGTCCTGCCTGCGAAAACCAACCCGGATCTCACCTCCTGGTGTCCCACCATGGATCTGGTGGCGTTTGCAGACAGCTCTGGAGCCATGCTGTTTGTCTACCGAATGAACGCGCAGTTGATCTggaaacacaaacagccgTTGGCGTCGGcaaacatctccaacctgTCGTGGAGCAAGGACGGCCGACTGCTGGCCATTGGCTACTCGGACGGCACTTGCAACGTCCACGACTCAAACACAGGCAAGCTGATCCACCATGTCATCATTCCAGCCGGCTCCGAAACGACCCAGCCGTCGGACCTGTCGTGTGTCAAGTGGATCAACCAGTCGCTGAaggtccagcagcaaccgACGGCTGTCCCGGAGGCCCAGCGGCTCTTTGACAAGTTTCTCGACCTCGACGCCTTCTACCAGTTCCCCAAGCTGTCGTCTCTCGCATCTTCCAAGGCGTCCGTCTTCTCGTCACGATTCGCAATTGAACAGATGATCCAGGTGGCCCGCAAACTAGATGGCGACATCATCACCGAGGGCAGTGTTAACCCTGAAAAAAATACGCTCCAAAAGGGAGGACCAGTCACCCAGGACATGGACATTTTGTGCTCAGTCACCAAACAGGGCTTTCTGCGGTTCGACCTCTTTGGACTCTTCACAGTCGACAATATTGAGCTCGGAGTCGCCCACGATACTCTTCGAATTGGCCACAGAGCAACCTCGCCCACATACCACATTATCATGCAAAAAGGAGACCAGCTCACTTATCTGCCCATCGAGCTCAAATTCCTGCAAAAGTTTGGCACCTACCTCGTCGACGTGGCGCTTACTAGCAGTCGTATCCTGGCGCTTCTGGGATACATGAGGGAGTCTtttgagctgctccagacTGAAATGGCTGCCTCTCAAAAACTCGCAGCTGCCAACTTTGCAAAACTGTTTTCTGTATACGAGCCTACAGGATGGGACCAGAAGCGCATCTGCTCGGAGATTTTTGACATTCTTCTCACCGGAGCCCCCGACCAGTACTTTCAGAACTGGCTGTGCAACTTGCTGGGAGACAAGGCACTAAAAAAGTGGCGAAAACAGGCCTCTGTGTGCTACGACGCGTGCTTCAAGCTCATTGTCACTAACATGATCCCTGTTTGCGAGCGTATTGTGGTGCTTCTGTCTTCCCTCAAAGGTCTGGGTGAATGGACCGAACGAGGTCTTGTTTTGGGTCTAGATCCCGAGCCCTACAAGCGGGCTATATTCCAGACGATTGACCTCATGAAGACGCTCCGCCAACTGCTGCGGGAATTCAGTTGTCGAAGCAAGTACTTTTTGGCATTCTTGGTGTGGTTACAGCAGTTTTGTGAGCAGCTCAATGAGGTGGAGCCCAACCAGGGAGACGAGACTCTGGTTCCTATCAAAACCGAGGACGTGGCCAACTATCTGTGTAACCACTTTTACGAGGAGGGAAGCAGCCAGCCACTTGTCCACAATATTGATTCTCGTCTAGAGGAGCTTTGGGGGTCGTGTGATGTTGCTTCGAAACGGGCGTGTGGAGCTATTCACAGTCTTGTCGATGTGGGTCAGAGCCAACCAATGACTTCCGGAAAGCTCTGGGATGTATTCAGCTCAGAGACAGCCACTTATGTGGCCACCACAGATGTCTCTGGCACCACTCTCAATCTCTTTAGACTCTGCGATGGCAAGTCCAGCGTCTATCGAATGACACTGAAGGCCCCTCCAAAGCAACTTCAACTGGTTGATGCGGAATCTCTAATGGTGCTCAATGGGGACGCTCTAGAAAGACTCGAATTTACCGACGATGACTTTGAGGGTCTTGCTGGCGGTCTAGACGAGGTTTCTGTGGTGTCCATTCAGCCTGTTCAGAAGCGGGAAGCCCAACTTGCCACATTTTCTATCAACGGCGCTCGGTCCATTGGATGCATGGTAGCTCCTGATCTTCAACGGTTCCAGGTCTTCGATTTGATtgacgaagacgacgatgacgagcCTGAAGccaaagagaagaaggagaaggagaaggaggaggagtaa
- a CDS encoding uncharacterized protein (Compare to YALI0D12727g, weakly similar to uniprot|Q04600 Saccharomyces cerevisiae YDR117c, similar to Saccharomyces cerevisiae TMA64 (YDR117C); ancestral locus Anc_8.269): MFQKKPTINPPNSVKSSQRSKLLQDLCVAHNLDYARLSTAGKENLLPKNVRTCKFQAHTGEKGIMYIDLDGAPLWFTIRSAKDKTDLMIPTVFTLWKAPYLLPRIATWKPVLAKLMGGADLMLPGTVPPFPQDARKGALVAVVDAENPTVPLGVGQCILPLFEIEVVRGRTGKAVLMDTVVEDEIFHLGKHEVQIPTDLTEQMEIPYEEETTEGQPASEGTTEPPESTGAVKHPEITVKVEEEDLNDRFSREATPGPEEINQISEQMEETKLEGTTSAETPVAESPAESSEPALTTEDIDHAFKRALMQSLYKISKAPIDLPIPSSTFMSEYVLNNLPIYHPNVNIKKTSWKKASKFLKTMEKEKLMKVKEKGGDVSIISLAGSDNEAIARFEPFKVAKKRADKKTDSADNNSSSGTTLTVTQFWKPKSAAGDFFKAMGQPMSAYYQGSELTKLLQEYIAKEKIADPKKPKNVVIDYTLRASLGGVGQQTSVPRANLTQMLQMNCQPFHTVSKDGEEPTSVPLQKGLPPNITVTQEKRNRNKMATVITGLEHFRIDMYSLADDLKIACAGSATITPIKEGSPEMEVMVQGPQYDNVTNLLVKRGVKPQWIQKKDGKGKPKKK, translated from the exons ATGTTCCAAAAGAAACCTACA ATCAACCCCCCAAACTCGGTCAAATCAAGCCAGAGATCCAAACTGCTACAGGATCTCTGTGTCGCCCACAATCTTGACTACGCCCGCCTGTCGACCGCAGGCAAGGAAAACCTGCTGCCCAAGAATGTGCGCACGTGCAAGTTCCAGGCCCACACCGGCGAGAAGGGCATCATGTACATTGATCTCGACGGAGCGCCCCTGTGGTTCACCATCAGATccgccaaggacaagacgGACCTCATGATCCCGACCGTTTTCACCCTGTGGAAGGCACCGTACCTGCTGCCCCGCATTGCCACGTGGAAACCCGTGCTTGCCAAGCTCATGGGAGGTGCAGATCTCATGTTGCCAGGAACCGTGCCTCCTTTCCCCCAGGACGCACGAAAGGGAGCCCTGGTGGCTGTCGTGGACGCCGAGAACCCCACTGTGCCTCTGGGCGTGGGCCAGTGCATTCTGCCGCTGTTCGAGATTGAGGTTGTTCGTGGACGGACAGGAAAGGCTGTGCTGATGGACACGGTGGTCGAGGATGAGATCTTCCATCTAGGTAAGCATGAGGTCCAGATCCCCACAGATCTCACCGAACAGATGGAGATTCCGtatgaggaggagaccacCGAGGGCCAACCTGCTTCTGAGGGTACTACTGAGCCCCCAGAGTCAACTGGAGCTGTCAAACACCCTGAAATCACAGTCAAGGTTGAAGAGGAAGATCTAAATGACAGATTCTCTCGTGAAGCTACTCCCGGCCCCGAAGAAATTAATCAGATATCTgagcagatggaggagacgaaACTGGAAGGTACAACGTCTGCAGAGACCCCTGTTGCTGAGTCTCCTGCTGAGTCTTCTGAACCCGCGCTCACCACGGAAGATATCGACCATGCGTTCAAGCGGGCGCTCATGCAGTCGCTGTACAAGATCTCCAAGGCTCCCATCGACCTACCTATCCCTTCATCCACGTTCATGTCCGAATACGTGCTCAACAATCTCCCCATCTACCATCCCAATGTGAACATCAAAAAGACGTCGTGGAAGAAGGCCTCCAAGTTCCTCAAGaccatggagaaggagaaactCATGAAGGTGAAGGAAAAGGGCGGTGATGTGTCTATCATCAGTCTGGCAGGGTCAGACAACGAGGCCATTGCCCGATTCGAGCCCTTCAAGGTCGCCAAGAAGCGTGCTGATAAAAAGACCGACTCCGCCGACAATAATTCATCTTCTGGAACCACTCTCACAGTGACGCAGTTCTGGAAACCCAAATCGGCAGCTGGTGACTTTTTCAAAGCCATGGGACAGCCCATGAGCGCCTACTACCAGGGTTCCGAGCTTACCAAGCTGCTCCAGGAGTACATTGCCAAAGAGAAGATTGCAGACCCCAAGAAACCCAAGAACGTGGTCATCGACTACACTTTGAGAGCGTCCTTAGGCGGAGTGGGCCAGCAAACCAGTGTGCCTAGAGCCAATCTTACCCAGATGCTACAGATGAACTGCCAGCCCTTCCATACCGTCTCTAAGGACGGCGAGGAGCCCACTTCTGTCCCTCTTCAAAAGGGACTGCCTCCAAACATCACAGTCACTCAGGAGAAGcgaaacagaaacaaaaTGGCCACTGTTATCACCGGATTGGAGCACTTCAGGATCGACATGTACTCTCTGGCCGACGACCTCAAAATCGCCTGTGCCGGCTCAGCCACCATTACCCCCATTAAGGAGGGCTCTCCCGAAATGGAGGTCATGGTCCAGGGGCCCCAGTATGACAATGTCACCAATCTGTTGGTGAAGCGAGGCGTCAAGCCCCAGTGGATCCAAAAGAAGGATGGCAAAGGtaagcccaagaagaagtga
- a CDS encoding mitochondrial 54S ribosomal protein bL34m (Compare to YALI0D12793g, similar to Saccharomyces cerevisiae YDR115W; ancestral locus Anc_8.267, weakly similar to uniprot|Q04598 Saccharomyces cerevisiae YDR115w similarity to bacterial ribosomal L34 proteins) → MLRIITRAAATKVVRPAPLMARNMATLGGNVNPLTAIKQRSATMIQPNSVPSCIPAASGVASALAQGSTATLPFLTPFSGASQRRYVRGIDYQPSVRKRKRSLGFLARSRSRTGRKIIKRRTLKGRWFLTH, encoded by the coding sequence ATGCTCAGAATCATCACCAGAGCCGCTGCAACCAAGGTGGTCCGACCCGCACCCCTCATGGCCCGAAACATGGCCACGCTCGGAGGCAACGTGAACCCTCTGACCGCTATCAAACAGCGATCCGCCACCATGATCCAGCCCAACTCCGTGCCGTCGTGCATTCCCGCGGCCTCAGGGGTCGCCTCCGCGCTCGCCCAGGGCTCTACCGCCACTCTGCCCTTCCTCACGCCCTTTTCCGGCGCCTCCCAGCGACGATACGTGCGAGGTATCGACTACCAGCCCTCGGTCCGAAAGCGAAAGCGATCTCTTGGCTTTCTGGCCCGATCGCGATCTCGAACCGGCCGAAAGATTATCAAGCGACGGACTCTCAAGGGTCGGTGGTTCCTGACCCACTAG
- a CDS encoding uncharacterized protein (Compare to YALI0D12749g, similar to Saccharomyces cerevisiae GPI17 (YDR434W); ancestral locus Anc_5.545, similar to uniprot|Q875G6 Podospora anserina) → MVLIPKEPKEHVERRANILVAYILTFVLLGMPLWLYTTSVERSPLPHDEMAYYDSTVTSELHIKVPVVFSGIDSDTAKDIEAELAQQLASQNIYGWGIIPSTEGVQIHIAEADTPTYTVDTQGQDIKITSPKNDLVKATVASILSVYKPEIQDFLRLVGRNKSKDDLAVIYSPQYYITFSLFHGGGVPVSWDIQPALKEYFDPLLNELQHVATFNVDTQVEHHAELSRKPEEIVDNQYVLTPGDLSTFINSASWGLSSVHKDPTLHFILYVPDIEDLPMHIQGSESDSFVVPQWGGVKLINGQTHFTKEQLKPILETFSAQLLTLLGAPAEPSSPAMRISALSRLFAVKALLISSQTLGSLSRLTKSLPSIAVPISTMNGVQKAIEDLKTSIESLELGKNWKAVYFAAESMKKAQEGFFEKMMVQQMYFPDEHKVAVYLPLLGPIFVVILTGFGRVLRERKARIGEEEAAQEALKGLSEEDRKKKKVTVVAGDVPI, encoded by the coding sequence ATGGTTCTCATCCCCAAGGAACCCAAGGAGCACGTGGAGCGTCGCGCCAACATTCTGGTGGCGTACATTCTCACCTTTGTGCTTCTCGGCATGCCTTTATGGCTCTACACCACCTCAGTCGAGCGAAGTCCTCTCCCCCACGATGAGATGGCCTACTACGACAGCACCGTCACGTCGGAGCTGCACATCAAGGTGCCTGTGGTCTTCTCGGGCATTGATTCTGATACGGCCAAGGATATTGAGGCCGAGTTGGCCCAGCAACTGGCGTCCCAGAACATCTACGGCTGGGGTATCATTCCGTCCACCGAAGGCGTCCAGATCCACATTGCCGAAGCAGACACGCCCACCTACACAGTCGACACCCAGGGCCAGGATATCAAGATCACGTCACCCAAGAACGATCTCGTCAAGGCCACCGTGGCATCTATCCTGTCTGTCTACAAACCCGAGATTCAGGACTTTCTGCGGCTCGTGGGTCGaaacaagtccaaggacgATCTTGCCGTCATCTACTCGCCCCAGTACTACATCACGTTCTCGCTGTTCCACGGCGGAGGCGTTCCTGTATCCTGGGACATTCAGCCGGCTCTGAAGGAGTATTTCGACCCTCTACTCAATGAACTGCAACATGTGGCCACCTTCAACGTTGACACCCAGGTAGAACACCACGCGGAGCTGTCCCGAAAACCCGAAGAGATTGTGGACAACCAGTACGTGCTGACCCCCGGTGACCTCTCCACCTTCATCAACTCCGCTTCCTGGGGCCTCTCTTCTGTGCACAAAGACCCCACCCTGCACTTCATCCTCTACGTGCCCGACATTGAGGATCTGCCCATGCACATCCAGGGCTCCGAGTCGGACTCATTTGTGGTGCCCCAGTGGGGAGGCgtcaagctcatcaacgGCCAGACCCATttcaccaaggagcagctcaagcCCATTCTCGAGACCTTCTCCGCCCAGCTGCTGACTCTGCTGGGTGCCCCAGCCGAgccgtcttctcctgcgATGCGAATCTCGGCTCTTTCGCGTCTATTTGCCGTCAAGGCGCTGCTGATTTCTTCACAGACCCTGGGCTCGCTTTCTCGACTCACAAAATCACTGCCTTCGATTGCCGTGCCCATTTCCACTATGAACGGCGTGCAGAAGGCCATCGAGGACCTCAAGACAAGTATTGAGAGCCTGGAGCTGGGCAAGAACTGGAAGGCCGTGTACTTTGCCGCCGAGTCGATGAAGAAGGCCCAGGAGGGGTTctttgagaagatgatggTGCAGCAGATGTACTTCCCGGACGAGCACAAGGTGGCTGTGTATCTGCCTCTTCTGGGACCCATTTTTGTTGTCATTCTGACTGGATTTGGGCGTGTTCTGCGAGAGCGAAAAGCTCGCattggagaggaggaggcagcACAGGAGGCTCTAAAGGGCCTGTCTGAGGAGGACCgtaagaagaagaaggtcacGGTTGTGGCTGGAGATGTGCCCATTTAA
- a CDS encoding mitochondrial 54S ribosomal protein uL1m (Compare to YALI0D12771g, similar to Saccharomyces cerevisiae MRPL1 (YDR116C); ancestral locus Anc_8.268, similar to uniprot|Q04599 Saccharomyces cerevisiae YDR116c), with protein MLRLTHAAKLTAGGVAQSVRPLSTSAVALGKKKKDTSGAVNQPSYKELVIRREKERLREITQRKERAKFAQQMRKARDRLSHPLLMDFPLALRYIRAMEVGWPSSSTSIVVSWSIVAKKGTNGITGTVRLPKAIGSDTICVITSNEAQAQAAKEAGASLVGGQELIDDLLSGKQPLDFNKCYATPEIIGKMGRLGRVLGPKGMMPSAKKGTVGNDVAEIIASTSGVMPFRESAGCLSIKVGDASFTDTEIVENIAAASRAVREQIAKTRDTAKPSSLARTTLRSFHSPAITIDA; from the coding sequence aTGCTCAGACTCACACACGCGGCCAAGCTGACGGCCGGTGGCGTTGCCCAGAGCGTGCGGCCGCTGTCGACCTCGGCTGTGGCgctcggcaagaagaagaaggacaccTCCGGAGCCGTCAACCAGCCCAGTtacaaggagctggtgaTCCGACGAGAAAAGGAACGACTGCGAGAGATCACCCAGCGAAAGGAGCGGGCCAAGTTTGCCCAGCAGATGCGAAAGGCCCGAGACCGTCTGTCGCACCCGCTGCTCATGGACTTCCCCCTGGCTCTGCGGTACATTCGGGCCATGGAGGTGGGCTGgccctcgtcctccacatCGATAGTGGTGTCGTGGTCTAttgtggccaagaagggaACCAACGGCATCACGGGCACCGTGCGACTGCCCAAGGCCATCGGCAGCGACACCATCTGTGTCATCACCTCCAACGAGGCCCAGGCCCAGGCTGCTAAGGAGGCCGGAGCTTCTCTGGTGGGCGGACAAGAGCTCATTGATGACCTGCTGTCGGGCAAACAGCCCCTCGACTTCAACAAGTGCTATGCCACACCCGAAATCATTGGCAAAATGGGCCGACTCGGCCGAGTGCTGGGTCCTAAGGGAATGATGCCCTCCGCCAAAAAGGGCACTGTGGGCAACGATGTCGCCGAGATCATCGCCTCCACCTCCGGAGTCATGCCCTTCCGAGAGTCTGCCGGCTGTCTCTCCATCAAGGTCGGAGACGCTTCCTTTACCGACACAGAGATTGTGGAAAACATTGCTGCGGCGTCTCGAGCAGTCCGAGAACAGATTGCAAAGACCCGAGACACCGCCAAGCCCTCGTCTCTGGCCCGAACCACTCTGCGGTCCTTCCACTCTCCCGCCATTACCATTGATGCGTAA
- a CDS encoding uncharacterized protein (Compare to YALI0D12815g, similar to DEHA0B07920g Debaryomyces hansenii), translated as MSSYKAPGPTAIEVHSSKAIPNGEAEEIITQYIDATTESTDQLLSMSSDSMPSVVSRNHAMIQQLRRVQRDLRGLPPLEAEEKEVENKDKGDSNTTTDGGDNDNQEESEDSDDSEESEETNEDQDQDQEEA; from the coding sequence ATGTCGTCCTACAAAGCGCCCGGCCCCACGGCCATAGAAGTGCATTCGTCCAAGGCGATCCCCAACGgcgaggccgaggagatcATCACACAGTACATCGATGCCACCACCGAGAGCACAGACCAGCTGCTGTCCATGTCCAGCGACAGCATGCCGTCGGTCGTGTCGCGAAACCACGCCAtgatccagcagctgcgaCGGGTCCAGCGAGACCTGCGGGGCTTGCCTCCGTTGGAGgctgaagagaaggaggtggagaacaaggacaagggGGATTCCAACACAACCACCGACGGAGGAGATAACGATAACCaggaggagtctgaggaTTCCGACGACTCTGAAGAGTCTGAGGAGACCAATGAGGACCAGGACCAAGACCAGGAAGAGGCTTAA
- a CDS encoding uncharacterized protein (Compare to YALI0D12683g, no similarity), with amino-acid sequence MNYRTAAIKAREVVRQSHTPRFQVARSRARILALYRQIMRYTNKFTKDTPGYRQLQDVPGRDMLRFAIWNAFHKNRFISDHKSIDLMEFEGRFFLRDALKSVTNSLDRSTESLVQAQHYSRDIIRRMYTNDHIVEFLTAQGLVPSSPLYQSVIHDPALETSPSLQYVRKWKKFLETKSMPVVRDYEHHKQLLRLESGSSLTSHGLQFMSWLKTKEIMAVLSSAKKFIHLKRAKIFPPMFGRVYRTKEGSLWTKVWRRAFHSLPPVLDMATFKHLSSLADNIENDKFGAMRVQQVLDGFVGVEESPDGKLVCQVYKPRLSKALRPGEYQVSQIGRSRKGEGTIDA; translated from the coding sequence ATGAACTACAGAACCGCGGCCATCAAGGCCCGTGAGGTGGTCAGACAGTCACATACGCCGCGTTTCCAGGTGGCGCGGTCGCGGGCTCGAATTCTCGCGCTCTACCGCCAGATCATGAGATACACCAACAAGTTCACCAAAGACACCCCCGGATACAGACAACTGCAGGACGTTCCAGGACGAGACATGCTCCGATTCGCCATCTGGAACGCCTTCCACAAGAACAGATTTATTTCTGACCACAAATCGATCGACCTGATGGAGTTTGAGGGCCGGTTCTTTCTGCGCGATGCACTCAAAAGTGTCACCAACAGTCTGGACAGATCGACAGAAAGTCTAGTTCAGGCCCAGCATTACAGCAGAGACATTATTCGGCGTATGTACACCAACGACCACATTGTGGAGTTTCTGACGGCCCAGGGACTCGTTCCCTCGTCGCCGCTCTATCAGAGCGTCATCCACGACCCTGCCCTCGAAACCTCTCCTTCCCTCCAGTATGTTCGCAAATGGAAAAAATTTCTGGAAACCAAGTCCATGCCCGTGGTCCGGGACTACGAACAtcacaaacagctgctcCGGCTCGAATCCGGCTCCTCTCTGACGTCCCACGGCCTGCAGTTCATGTCATGGTTGAAGACTAAGGAGATCATGGCTGTGCTCTCCTCTGCCAAGAAATTCATTCATCTCAAGAGGGCGAAAATCTTCCCGCCAATGTTTGGACGTGTCTATAGAACCAAGGAGGGCTCATTATGGACAAAGGTCTGGAGACGAGCCTTTCACAGTTTGCCTCCCGTACTGGACATGGCCACATTCAAGCATCTCTCTAGTCTTGCTGACAACATTGAAAACGACAAGTTTGGAGCCATGCGCGtacaacaagtactggACGGCTTTGTGGGCGTGGAAGAGTCGCCAGACGGCAAACTTGTCTGTCAAGTATACAAACCTCGACTCAGTAAGGCTCTGAGACCAGGAGAATATCAGGTGTCACAGATTGGTCGTTCGAGGAAAGGCGAAGGCACCATTGACGCGTAG